From a single Bacillus pseudomycoides DSM 12442 genomic region:
- a CDS encoding pyridoxal phosphate-dependent decarboxylase family protein — translation MTNPIKSLGDWNPTKFEEHGIELLGMIREHFEKIREIPVTSNISPNDLLAMLDQPLPEHSQSFEVIMNDTWEKIIPHLTHWNHPSFHGYFSTSASSPGILADLLISSLNVNALVWKAAPAASALEKVILKWIAEMVGYTPAAEGILLNGASLATFYALVAARDQSTEIDIRTKGLIESRVSKMRIYTSNQAHSSVDKAAIALGIGTDNVVHISTNGQYQMMEDHLEKAIQDDLNNGYCPIAVVATVGTTATGAIDPIAKISRICKKYNIWLHVDAAYGGFWNLVPDIKKNTEDLCVADSLVVNPHKCLYTPLEVTTLFCRRRGALSNSFRLVPDYLQTEREDGSVDYMDYSLQLGRSFRALKIWWIIRSFGKDGLSKRLEESIRQARWLESEINKHPEFECTASSPYALICLRYFPYEVKKGLKDANEQQRIILQKYIDELNQLLLTRLNQSKKVFVSHATINEGYVIRISIGNIHTTADDIERLWSIIQEVAKDVKKEFPVPDKWLAEISK, via the coding sequence ATGACTAATCCCATAAAGAGTTTGGGAGACTGGAATCCTACAAAATTTGAGGAACATGGTATAGAATTACTTGGGATGATTCGTGAACACTTTGAAAAAATACGTGAAATCCCTGTAACTTCTAATATTTCTCCAAATGATTTACTAGCGATGCTGGATCAACCATTGCCAGAACATTCTCAATCATTCGAGGTAATAATGAACGACACATGGGAGAAAATTATTCCTCATTTGACTCATTGGAATCATCCTTCTTTCCATGGGTACTTCAGTACTTCAGCTAGTTCGCCTGGAATTCTAGCTGATCTTTTAATCTCTTCTTTGAACGTGAATGCTTTGGTGTGGAAAGCAGCTCCAGCTGCTTCGGCATTAGAAAAAGTTATACTTAAGTGGATCGCAGAGATGGTTGGATATACTCCAGCTGCGGAGGGGATTTTATTAAATGGAGCTTCATTAGCGACTTTTTATGCGTTGGTTGCAGCTAGAGATCAAAGTACCGAGATAGATATAAGAACAAAGGGACTAATTGAGAGTCGAGTTTCTAAAATGCGTATTTATACTTCCAATCAGGCACATAGTTCAGTTGATAAAGCAGCTATAGCATTAGGAATTGGAACGGATAATGTAGTTCATATTTCCACGAATGGACAATATCAAATGATGGAGGATCACCTTGAAAAAGCCATTCAAGATGATTTAAATAATGGTTATTGTCCCATAGCGGTTGTAGCTACTGTAGGTACAACTGCTACAGGAGCTATAGACCCTATTGCTAAAATTTCCCGAATTTGCAAGAAATATAATATTTGGCTTCATGTTGATGCTGCTTATGGAGGGTTTTGGAATTTAGTTCCAGATATAAAGAAGAATACTGAAGATTTATGCGTAGCAGATTCACTAGTTGTCAATCCCCATAAGTGTCTATATACGCCTTTGGAAGTTACTACATTGTTTTGTAGGAGAAGGGGGGCGCTTTCAAATAGTTTTCGCTTAGTTCCTGATTATTTACAAACTGAAAGAGAAGATGGTTCAGTTGATTATATGGATTATTCATTACAACTAGGACGTAGTTTCCGTGCTCTTAAAATTTGGTGGATTATTAGAAGTTTTGGAAAAGATGGCTTATCAAAACGTCTTGAAGAAAGTATTCGTCAGGCTCGATGGTTGGAATCTGAAATAAACAAACATCCCGAATTTGAATGTACAGCCTCCTCACCTTATGCACTTATTTGTTTGCGATATTTTCCTTATGAAGTAAAAAAAGGGCTGAAAGATGCAAACGAGCAGCAAAGGATTATACTACAGAAATATATTGATGAGCTTAATCAATTATTGCTTACAAGGCTTAATCAATCTAAAAAGGTCTTTGTTTCTCATGCAACTATTAACGAGGGATATGTTATTCGAATTTCTATAGGTAATATTCATACTACCGCTGATGATATAGAAAGGTTATGGAGCATAATTCAGGAAGTTGCGAAAGATGTGAAGAAAGAATTTCCTGTTCCTGATAAATGGCTAGCTGAAATTAGTAAATGA
- the psiE gene encoding phosphate-starvation-inducible protein PsiE gives MRSFNVDDFIASVLQWILNTALIILSIVLSIFLINETITFIQYIFSAKKYTSYKLVESIIVYFLYFEFIALIIKYFKSNYHFPLRYFIYIGITALIRLIIVSHEEPFETLLYAGSILILVIALYISNMRDLKKH, from the coding sequence ATGCGATCATTTAATGTCGATGACTTTATTGCCAGTGTTTTACAATGGATATTAAATACAGCTTTAATCATATTATCCATTGTTCTATCTATCTTTTTAATTAATGAAACAATTACATTTATACAATACATATTTTCCGCAAAGAAATACACATCCTATAAATTAGTTGAAAGTATTATTGTTTACTTTTTATACTTTGAATTTATTGCATTGATTATTAAATATTTTAAATCGAATTATCATTTTCCATTACGTTATTTTATTTACATAGGAATTACAGCTCTAATTCGATTAATTATTGTTTCTCATGAAGAGCCATTTGAAACATTATTATATGCAGGATCTATTCTCATTTTAGTGATTGCTTTATATATATCTAATATGAGGGATTTGAAGAAACATTAA
- the speG gene encoding spermidine N1-acetyltransferase produces MSQEPKLRPLEREDLKFVHELNNNAHIMSYWFEEPYEAFVELQDLYDKHIHDQSERRFIVEKDNNMIGLVELVEIDYIHRRTEFQIIIDPKYQGYGYAACATRLAMNYAFSVLNMHKLYLVVDKENEKATHIYKKVGFTIEGELQDEFFVDGNYHNAIRMCIFQHQYLEMKS; encoded by the coding sequence ATGAGTCAAGAACCTAAACTGCGCCCATTAGAACGAGAAGATTTGAAATTTGTTCATGAACTTAACAACAATGCACATATTATGTCTTATTGGTTTGAAGAACCTTATGAAGCTTTTGTGGAGTTGCAGGACCTATATGATAAGCACATTCATGATCAAAGTGAACGTCGATTTATAGTAGAAAAAGATAATAATATGATTGGATTAGTTGAATTAGTGGAGATTGATTACATTCATCGAAGAACAGAATTTCAAATTATCATTGATCCAAAGTATCAAGGGTATGGTTATGCAGCGTGCGCAACCCGTTTAGCGATGAATTACGCCTTTTCAGTTTTAAATATGCACAAACTTTATTTAGTAGTGGATAAAGAAAATGAAAAAGCTACGCATATTTACAAAAAAGTCGGTTTTACGATTGAAGGCGAGTTACAAGATGAATTTTTTGTTGATGGTAACTACCATAATGCAATCAGAATGTGTATTTTCCAGCATCAATATTTAGAAATGAAATCATAA
- a CDS encoding spore germination protein, protein MRQQTDTYQDKPFQNVTDYFTGDFTLDLELVKKEVSYNSDAHFREFNIGGTNIRAALVFVEGLSDKDLINMHILKSLMFNFYEEYKSAPSYVEGTISKEFIKNRVLSISEVEEVYSIKELMAKVLIGSTALLVDGLAGVLILGTKKGKTRNVEEPISEGSVRGPRVGFTEVLSDNTALLRLHGENGGLSLTKFHVGERAKKELVIAYMKEIADSELVEEVKKRIQKINIDNVPESGYVEQLIEDNYLSPFPQAQSTERPDRVIAALMEGRVAILLDGTPFALIVPVTFSMLMQSPEDYYERWIPGTFIRLLRFGAAIISLFAPALYISFISFHPGLIPTKLAISILGGREGVPFPAIIEALFMEIAIEILREAGLRLPKPIGSAMGIVGGLIIGQAAVEAGIISPIMVIVVAATAISSFALAHYSAAIPLRILRFVAMFCAAIFGLYGVILFFLVLCSHIARLKSFGVPYASPAVVYHVSDWKDFVIRMPLQMMKRRPKMMNMKDSIRKGSEEE, encoded by the coding sequence ATGAGGCAACAAACCGATACATATCAGGATAAGCCTTTTCAAAACGTAACAGATTATTTTACAGGCGATTTTACCTTGGATCTAGAGCTTGTAAAAAAAGAAGTTAGTTATAACTCGGATGCCCACTTTCGAGAGTTTAACATAGGGGGGACAAATATTCGAGCGGCGCTTGTTTTTGTGGAAGGACTGTCGGATAAGGATCTCATTAATATGCATATTTTGAAGTCATTGATGTTTAATTTTTATGAAGAATATAAGAGTGCACCATCTTATGTGGAAGGTACCATTTCAAAAGAGTTTATTAAGAATCGCGTCCTTTCTATTAGTGAGGTAGAAGAAGTCTATTCTATAAAAGAGTTGATGGCAAAAGTGTTGATAGGTTCAACGGCACTTTTAGTTGATGGATTAGCAGGTGTATTAATTCTTGGTACAAAAAAAGGAAAAACACGCAATGTTGAAGAGCCGATATCAGAGGGATCAGTTAGAGGTCCACGGGTAGGTTTCACAGAAGTTTTGTCTGATAATACCGCTCTTTTACGGCTACATGGCGAAAACGGGGGATTGTCATTAACAAAATTTCATGTAGGAGAGCGGGCAAAAAAAGAGTTGGTTATTGCCTATATGAAAGAGATTGCTGATTCGGAATTGGTAGAAGAGGTTAAGAAAAGAATTCAGAAAATCAATATTGATAATGTGCCAGAATCAGGATATGTGGAGCAGCTTATCGAAGATAATTATCTCAGCCCGTTTCCACAAGCACAGAGTACGGAGCGCCCTGATCGCGTCATCGCAGCGTTGATGGAAGGGCGTGTTGCGATTTTATTGGATGGAACACCTTTTGCCCTGATTGTTCCAGTTACATTTAGCATGCTGATGCAATCGCCCGAAGATTATTATGAACGTTGGATTCCAGGCACGTTTATCCGTTTATTGCGTTTTGGAGCAGCTATTATTTCTCTTTTTGCACCTGCTTTGTACATTTCCTTTATCTCATTTCATCCTGGATTAATTCCGACCAAGTTGGCTATTTCAATTCTTGGGGGACGGGAAGGAGTTCCGTTTCCTGCAATTATAGAAGCATTATTTATGGAAATAGCCATCGAAATTTTGCGGGAAGCAGGGCTACGCCTGCCTAAACCGATTGGTTCAGCGATGGGAATTGTCGGTGGATTAATCATTGGACAGGCTGCCGTAGAAGCGGGAATTATTAGTCCAATTATGGTAATTGTAGTAGCGGCCACTGCTATTTCTTCCTTTGCGCTCGCTCATTATAGTGCGGCAATTCCACTACGGATCCTTCGCTTTGTAGCCATGTTTTGCGCTGCCATATTTGGACTATACGGAGTCATTCTGTTTTTTCTCGTTCTATGCAGTCATATAGCGAGATTGAAGAGTTTCGGCGTACCCTATGCCAGTCCAGCTGTTGTTTATCATGTAAGCGATTGGAAAGATTTCGTGATTCGCATGCCACTTCAGATGATGAAACGTCGCCCAAAAATGATGAATATGAAAGATTCGATACGAAAAGGAAGTGAAGAGGAATGA
- a CDS encoding spore germination protein, producing MITNSKDRIPTSQAAVILINYILAVGILTLPRTAAEKVNTPDIWITVILGGLIAMIAGIIMVKLSQQFPGKTFYQYNQEIVGKWVGAILSLFIVGYFFMLSSFEVKTLEGITSFFLLEGTPGWAIIMPFMWVSLYLNLGGINSIARLFEIIFPITVFIFLLTSFMSIGIFEIDNLRPVLGLGIIPVLKGLKTTTLAYSGAEIMLLLLAFMKQPRQAVKVVLIGTAIPLIFYVTTVVMVIGTFSVDGVLMRTWPTIDLMRSFELPGLIFERFESLLLVVWIMQIFATYTICYYAAALGLAQLFNKNIHSFLYGLLPVIYIVSQIPKNINDLFKLGDVIGNAAMILFGILPLLLLVISRWRKRKNEPKCE from the coding sequence ATGATTACCAACTCTAAAGATCGAATTCCGACTTCGCAAGCGGCTGTCATTCTTATCAATTATATACTCGCAGTAGGAATTCTCACCTTGCCCAGAACAGCTGCTGAGAAAGTAAACACACCAGATATTTGGATAACCGTTATTTTAGGCGGATTAATTGCGATGATTGCAGGGATAATCATGGTCAAATTAAGTCAACAATTTCCTGGAAAAACATTTTATCAATATAATCAAGAAATTGTAGGGAAATGGGTAGGAGCGATACTTAGTCTATTTATTGTAGGTTACTTTTTTATGCTTTCTTCATTTGAAGTCAAAACGCTGGAAGGAATAACAAGTTTCTTTTTACTGGAAGGAACACCTGGGTGGGCTATTATCATGCCATTTATGTGGGTGAGTCTCTATTTAAACCTAGGCGGAATAAACTCAATAGCACGTTTATTTGAAATTATATTTCCAATTACAGTCTTTATTTTCTTGCTCACTTCCTTTATGAGCATTGGAATATTTGAGATAGACAATCTTCGTCCTGTATTAGGGTTAGGGATTATCCCAGTACTAAAAGGCTTAAAAACAACAACGCTTGCATATTCAGGTGCCGAAATCATGTTGCTCCTTTTGGCATTTATGAAACAACCACGCCAAGCTGTAAAAGTCGTTCTAATCGGAACTGCTATTCCCTTAATTTTTTATGTCACTACAGTTGTGATGGTTATAGGAACGTTTTCTGTCGATGGGGTATTAATGAGAACATGGCCTACGATCGATCTTATGCGAAGTTTTGAACTCCCTGGTTTGATATTTGAGCGATTTGAGTCTTTATTACTTGTGGTATGGATTATGCAAATCTTCGCAACTTATACAATTTGCTATTATGCTGCTGCTTTGGGACTGGCACAGCTCTTTAATAAAAATATTCATTCCTTTTTGTATGGGTTACTCCCGGTTATTTATATCGTTTCTCAAATTCCGAAAAACATTAATGATCTATTTAAATTGGGGGATGTGATTGGTAATGCGGCGATGATATTATTTGGTATCCTACCACTTCTTCTCCTTGTAATTTCAAGATGGAGGAAGAGAAAGAATGAACCGAAGTGTGAATAA
- a CDS encoding Ger(x)C family spore germination protein, whose product MNRSVNNVRLLLALSSVLLLLALTGCWSSREIEEQGFAVGLAFDKGKETKVEKEIEEHGGGYRKRNLITSTYQFVKSELSGKGKGGGGQQKAYTNISETGDSLHQSIREVALRRQRPIIFHHTKVIVVSESLARMYSLKQLLDIYIRDNEMRPSCLVLISKGRASETLKSREAGEIPAFLLIGIGDNQYRSSRILPPVPLAKLPGKIQSGASFLLPNVISINGEVKFAGAAVIKGKTKKLRGFLNENELEGLTWITGKGKSGLVKSFDEKTGKPILYEVKSMKSKIQPHVKGNNISFDVNIQSEGRLSENWVASGEPFENKFLRSVEKSAEQEVNRLVKRTLKKIQKEYQADVAGFGNRLKIEYPKVWKKVEKDWDKTFSKVPIKYSVKLTIEDYGTEGT is encoded by the coding sequence ATGAACCGAAGTGTGAATAATGTACGACTTCTTTTGGCTTTATCATCAGTTCTTTTGCTGCTGGCTCTTACAGGGTGTTGGAGCAGTCGTGAAATTGAAGAGCAGGGGTTCGCGGTAGGGCTGGCATTTGATAAAGGGAAGGAGACGAAAGTTGAGAAAGAGATAGAAGAACATGGAGGAGGTTATCGAAAAAGGAATCTTATAACATCGACCTATCAGTTTGTTAAATCAGAATTATCAGGTAAAGGAAAGGGTGGAGGGGGACAGCAAAAAGCCTACACGAATATTTCTGAAACCGGAGATTCTCTTCACCAATCGATTCGTGAAGTCGCATTAAGAAGGCAGCGCCCTATAATCTTCCATCACACGAAAGTGATTGTTGTTAGTGAAAGTCTTGCACGAATGTATAGTTTGAAGCAGTTACTGGATATTTACATCCGTGATAATGAGATGAGACCAAGTTGCCTCGTGTTAATTAGTAAGGGGCGAGCTAGTGAGACATTGAAATCGAGGGAAGCAGGAGAAATTCCAGCGTTCCTTTTGATTGGAATTGGGGATAATCAATATAGATCATCACGGATTTTACCTCCCGTGCCGCTTGCTAAATTACCAGGAAAGATCCAATCAGGGGCTAGTTTTCTTTTGCCAAATGTGATTTCGATAAATGGAGAAGTGAAATTTGCGGGGGCTGCCGTAATCAAAGGAAAGACAAAAAAGCTGCGCGGTTTTTTGAATGAAAATGAGTTAGAAGGCTTAACATGGATAACTGGGAAAGGGAAAAGCGGTTTGGTGAAGAGTTTTGATGAAAAGACAGGGAAGCCCATCCTGTATGAAGTGAAATCTATGAAAAGTAAAATCCAACCCCACGTTAAAGGAAATAACATCTCTTTTGATGTGAACATCCAATCAGAGGGACGGCTATCTGAAAACTGGGTCGCTTCAGGAGAACCTTTTGAAAATAAATTTCTAAGAAGTGTAGAAAAATCTGCGGAACAAGAAGTGAATCGATTGGTGAAGCGGACATTAAAAAAGATTCAAAAGGAATATCAGGCCGATGTCGCTGGCTTCGGTAACAGATTAAAAATTGAGTATCCAAAAGTATGGAAAAAGGTCGAAAAAGATTGGGATAAAACATTTAGTAAGGTTCCAATCAAATATAGCGTAAAGTTAACTATTGAGGACTATGGTACGGAAGGGACTTAG
- a CDS encoding YndM family protein — protein sequence MKHIVALLIKYTAISAVLLMILSIFQGVSIPRVLFISLVITGVAYLIGDLFILPKYGNTVATIVDFGLSFLGIWVLTYFLTNVNVPRGITAASFWSALLIGVVEILFHIYMKRLVLHEDDQLRGVSYHKRYATEFSEEYIDHAIIQKKRLSEKVEDRDNEWK from the coding sequence ATGAAACATATTGTTGCTTTATTAATCAAATATACTGCAATTAGTGCTGTGTTACTCATGATATTAAGTATTTTTCAAGGTGTTTCTATTCCTAGGGTTTTGTTTATTTCGTTAGTAATTACAGGAGTAGCCTATCTAATTGGAGACTTGTTTATTTTGCCTAAGTATGGAAATACGGTTGCTACAATTGTTGACTTTGGATTAAGTTTTTTAGGAATTTGGGTATTAACTTATTTTCTTACAAATGTTAATGTGCCTCGTGGCATTACAGCAGCTTCATTTTGGTCGGCTCTTCTTATTGGTGTAGTAGAAATACTTTTTCATATCTATATGAAGAGATTGGTTCTACATGAAGATGACCAGTTACGAGGAGTATCTTATCATAAGAGATATGCTACGGAATTCTCAGAGGAGTATATAGATCACGCTATAATACAAAAAAAGCGTTTATCTGAGAAGGTGGAAGATCGAGATAATGAATGGAAATAA
- a CDS encoding SET domain-containing protein — protein sequence MIEIKTSALSDGEFNRGVFAKRDIKKGELLHEAPVISYPNEQHEFIEKTLLADYAFEYGVNHTAILLGYGMLFNHSYTPNATYEIVFENHTFKFFAYKDIKAGEEILINYNGDVDDDELLWFDREKEENDK from the coding sequence ATGATTGAAATCAAGACTTCCGCACTTAGCGATGGAGAATTTAATAGAGGAGTATTCGCAAAGCGTGATATAAAAAAGGGCGAACTTCTACACGAAGCACCCGTTATCTCTTATCCGAATGAACAGCATGAGTTTATAGAGAAAACATTACTTGCTGATTACGCATTTGAGTATGGAGTGAATCATACGGCAATTCTTTTAGGTTACGGTATGTTATTTAATCATTCTTATACGCCGAATGCGACGTATGAGATCGTTTTTGAGAATCACACGTTTAAATTCTTTGCTTACAAGGATATAAAAGCAGGAGAAGAAATTCTGATCAACTATAATGGTGATGTTGATGATGATGAATTATTATGGTTTGATAGGGAAAAAGAAGAAAACGATAAATAA
- a CDS encoding sigma-70 family RNA polymerase sigma factor: MDEIKLVKKARKGDDAAFEQLISLYQDQLYRTAYLYVQNKEDALDIVQETVYKAYLSIEQLKKPNYFLTWLTRILIHNAYQLLSEKKKVKKIEDGREADTYGEMPNKLHQIEQNIDLQEAIQKLDENYQTVIILYYYHDLSINKIAWQMNIPEGTVKTYLHRARKALKNLLGGSEENWISSGLMTR, translated from the coding sequence ATGGATGAAATAAAATTAGTCAAAAAGGCAAGAAAAGGTGACGATGCAGCTTTCGAACAGCTTATTAGTTTATATCAAGATCAATTGTATCGGACTGCTTATCTGTATGTACAGAATAAAGAAGATGCACTAGATATTGTACAAGAAACAGTTTATAAAGCGTATTTATCCATAGAGCAATTAAAGAAACCGAACTATTTTTTGACATGGTTGACACGTATTCTTATACACAATGCCTATCAGCTATTAAGTGAAAAGAAAAAAGTGAAGAAGATAGAGGACGGAAGAGAAGCGGATACATATGGCGAGATGCCAAATAAATTACATCAAATTGAACAAAATATCGACTTACAAGAAGCAATTCAAAAATTGGATGAAAATTATCAAACAGTAATCATTTTATATTATTATCATGATCTTTCAATCAATAAAATTGCTTGGCAAATGAATATACCAGAGGGAACAGTAAAGACATATTTGCACCGGGCAAGAAAAGCGTTAAAAAATTTATTAGGGGGGAGTGAAGAGAATTGGATAAGCAGTGGTTTAATGACGAGGTAA
- a CDS encoding DUF4179 domain-containing protein: MDKQWFNDEVNKIDVPKKELNLTIQKGIARAKAEKPVKRTYKKRRIALLTAASICIGVLGSGFVFPQMSRVLAEVPIIGKIYSHFHDTIGQNLSASKLVTELNQQAVSNGISVTMNSVYYDGGRIGVTFKVDNPDQVVIKNNPGSGFYYNFKLVDGSQKWGRAASFDGKITKDGWFGNIHINYPEKELPQNTTLPITITSIGDTKGIWKFDIPVKQLENKIIHPQQSVSSEDKEHTFNFEKITVGKGSVAIDYKAMYPLAGENDLARIGKVTDDKGNEIDFKTSGIEFGREKVGNQIESDERSIFGKIPEGAEFITLHPNVRLSEKPSIQALNQKTPFEIQSTRSDLKIVVNKIQHKKQRLIVQYTLQNADTKHKSMDELINCGEVMNLMDSSYVDKEFAPIGHVVKGSDVKVLNKEKLQFQATFQLDGEYGVKNFSLKNYVLEVEMSPYHPEKPLSPVKIQLK, translated from the coding sequence TTGGATAAGCAGTGGTTTAATGACGAGGTAAATAAAATTGATGTTCCAAAAAAAGAATTAAATTTGACTATACAAAAAGGGATTGCTAGAGCGAAGGCGGAAAAACCTGTTAAAAGAACATATAAGAAAAGAAGAATCGCTTTGTTAACTGCCGCTTCAATCTGTATAGGTGTATTAGGCTCTGGATTTGTGTTTCCACAAATGAGCCGTGTCTTGGCGGAAGTTCCGATTATCGGGAAAATTTATTCGCATTTTCATGATACAATTGGTCAAAATCTGTCGGCAAGTAAGCTTGTAACAGAGTTAAATCAGCAGGCGGTGAGCAATGGGATTAGCGTAACAATGAATAGTGTTTATTATGATGGTGGTAGAATTGGCGTTACGTTTAAAGTAGATAATCCAGATCAAGTGGTGATAAAAAATAATCCTGGTAGTGGTTTTTATTATAACTTTAAACTTGTTGATGGAAGCCAAAAGTGGGGGAGGGCAGCTTCATTTGATGGCAAAATAACAAAAGACGGTTGGTTCGGAAATATTCATATTAATTATCCAGAAAAAGAGCTTCCCCAAAATACTACATTACCAATTACCATTACGTCTATCGGAGACACAAAAGGGATTTGGAAATTTGATATTCCAGTAAAGCAACTAGAAAATAAAATAATTCATCCGCAGCAATCAGTGAGCAGTGAAGATAAAGAACATACATTTAACTTTGAAAAGATTACAGTGGGAAAAGGATCCGTTGCTATCGACTATAAAGCAATGTATCCACTTGCCGGAGAAAATGATTTAGCAAGAATTGGAAAGGTAACTGATGATAAGGGGAATGAAATTGATTTTAAAACGTCGGGTATTGAATTTGGAAGAGAAAAGGTTGGAAATCAGATAGAATCTGATGAACGATCTATTTTCGGGAAAATTCCAGAGGGAGCGGAATTTATTACGCTACATCCGAATGTGAGATTATCTGAAAAGCCGTCTATTCAGGCTTTAAATCAAAAGACACCATTTGAAATACAAAGCACTCGTAGTGATTTAAAGATTGTCGTGAATAAAATTCAACATAAAAAACAGCGATTGATCGTACAGTATACACTTCAAAATGCCGATACAAAACATAAATCTATGGATGAATTGATAAATTGTGGGGAAGTTATGAATTTAATGGATTCTTCATATGTAGATAAGGAATTTGCACCAATTGGTCATGTTGTAAAGGGCAGTGATGTGAAGGTATTGAATAAGGAGAAGTTACAATTCCAGGCAACGTTTCAGCTAGATGGCGAATATGGTGTGAAGAATTTTAGTTTAAAGAATTATGTATTAGAAGTGGAGATGTCACCATATCATCCTGAAAAACCATTATCGCCAGTCAAAATTCAATTAAAATAA
- the murB gene encoding UDP-N-acetylmuramate dehydrogenase, translated as MNMQEVYKYLRTVLPEEHVKQDEMLKNHTHIKVGGKADVFVQPTTYTEIQQVVQYANKHNIPITFLGNGSNVIIKDGGIRGITLSLTHITDVTVNEQTIVAQSGAAIIDISRIALEHSLTGLEFACGIPGSVGGALYMNAGAYGGEVAYVLTKAVVMTKEGELITLSKDDFDFGYRKSRFANNHYIILEATFELENGVYEEIKEKMDDLTYKRESKQPLEYPSCGSVFKRPPNNFAGKLIQDSELQGTRIGGVEVSTKHAGFMVNVDNGTAQDYIDLIHFVQKTVKEKFGVTLEREVRIIGEDLK; from the coding sequence ATGAATATGCAGGAAGTATATAAATATTTACGTACAGTATTACCGGAAGAACATGTAAAACAAGATGAGATGTTAAAGAATCATACGCATATAAAAGTAGGGGGAAAAGCAGATGTGTTTGTACAGCCTACTACCTATACTGAAATTCAACAAGTTGTACAGTATGCAAATAAACACAACATTCCAATTACGTTTTTAGGAAACGGCTCGAATGTCATTATAAAAGACGGTGGTATTCGTGGAATTACATTAAGTTTGACTCATATTACGGATGTTACTGTGAACGAGCAGACAATTGTAGCACAAAGTGGTGCAGCGATTATTGATATATCAAGAATAGCATTAGAACATTCTTTAACAGGACTTGAATTTGCTTGTGGTATACCGGGATCTGTTGGGGGAGCTCTATATATGAATGCAGGTGCATACGGTGGTGAGGTAGCATATGTATTAACAAAAGCGGTTGTCATGACAAAAGAGGGAGAGCTAATTACTCTTTCAAAAGACGACTTTGATTTTGGATATCGTAAAAGTAGATTTGCCAATAATCATTACATCATACTTGAAGCTACATTTGAACTTGAGAATGGTGTATATGAAGAGATTAAAGAAAAAATGGATGATTTAACGTATAAAAGAGAATCGAAACAGCCATTAGAATATCCTTCATGCGGTAGTGTTTTCAAGCGTCCGCCTAATAACTTTGCTGGTAAGCTTATTCAAGACTCTGAACTACAAGGAACGCGAATTGGCGGTGTGGAAGTTTCAACAAAACATGCTGGATTCATGGTAAACGTTGATAATGGAACGGCGCAAGATTATATCGATTTAATTCATTTCGTTCAAAAGACAGTTAAAGAGAAATTTGGTGTTACGTTAGAAAGAGAAGTAAGGATTATTGGAGAAGATTTAAAGTAA